The genomic interval AACCGGGGAAACCTGACGCCGTCCAATCGAGATCGCCGCCAGCAGCGGAATGATAGCTAAAAAAGCAATCGGGAAAGTGAGCGACCGCAATAAGGAGGGATTAACAACCGCAACTTCAAGTAATAAGCGCACAGCCATTGTGCCCGAAGCGAGGGCAATGCCTGCTCCCAAGACAGCGAGATTTCCCTATCCCAGCTTGGCCTGCCGAGAAAAGGTTACAGTAACCGCTGTCGAAGAAACTAATCCGCCCAGAATCGCTGTGACGAATAAGCCCACGCGCTCTCCCAATAGCCGCACCGCAAAGTACCCCACTTAGGAGATGGCGGCAATGAGCAACACCAACAAACCAACCGTGCGAGGGTTAACCGCCTGCCAAGGTCCCATGCTTTGATTCGGTAGCAGTGGCAATGCCACCATTGCGATTAGCAATAACTGCAGAGTGGCAAGCAATTCCTGACGATTCAGCTGGGCCAGCGACCAGTGTAATTCTCGTTTAAGGCCCAGGAAAGCGGCAACAACAACGGCGATCGCGATTCCTTCCGCCTTGTACCCACTCACCACCAATGCCCCTAGGCCAAAGGTGAGCAGCATGGCTAACTCAGTTGTCAGGCCAAAGTCTTGAGTCTGTCGGGCTGTCAGCCAGTAGGAAACCGCAACAGCCAACGCCAGCCCTAAAAACATCACCCCTAAGAGAACACTCCCCCACTCTAAAGCCAGCAGTGCTCCAAAACCACCCAACAATCCTACAAAACCAAAGCTACGAATCCCAGCAGCAAAAGTGTCTTCAGCTTTTTGTTGGTGTTGCCAGCCGCGCTCAGCTCCGATGATCAGCCCCAATACCAGAGCCACAGCCAAACGAGTCATCGCAGTCCAATCCATAGCCTCGAAAATGCATCAAGATACGATTAAAACCAATGGCTAAGTACCCTATCCAAACCAATGAGAGGGTTCTGTGTCGTGGTAAGAGCTATCGATTGTTCTCAGCATGTGTCGCTTTACTGTCCGCAGCAATACATCCATTCCCTGGCGAATCAGGCCATCTAATTGATGGCACTGAAGTTCAGCATTAATCATTCCCTCTAGCGTCGTTTCTTGCCCAGGCTCTACGGCAACATAGCAGTTATGCACTCGTTTCAACACATAGGTCGTGAGTTTTTGCTGCAGCTCGGAATTAGTGAATGCTTGAGAATCCTCACAATCGCTATTTTGTTTTAGCGTTTCCTTAATCTTGCGATTAACATTCTGCTGGGTTAAATTCACGATTTTTGTTGCCATGGGCCTCTCCAAATATTAATGTCTGAACATCGGACATCTGAAAATCAAAAAATTAGAATGCATTTCAACAAAACCCTTAGGAAACAAGGATGTGTTTCGCACTGCCGAACATATCCTTGCTCTTGATAGACCTAGCTATCTAATAGACTCTAAGATCAAGCAACTTTTACCTTGACTGATTTCTCTCTCTGATTTTCAGACTTAGGCAGTGTCAGGCTCAAGATGCCATCTTTATATTCAGCCACTACATTGTCGCGCTGAATCTGACTCGGCAACGGTACATAGCGCTCGAATTTACCATAGTAAAATTCAGAGCGTAGCCTGTCGCCTTTTTCTGATTTAGTCTCGAACTTGCGTTCGCCCGTGATAGCAACCGCATCATCCATCACTTCAATTTCCAGATCGTCCGCGCTCATACCTGGAACTTCCAGCTTCAGGTGAAACTCAGTATCAGTTTCATCCATCTCTGCCGATGGAATAAATGTCAACCCATTAGTATCTCGACCCAAACCAGAGAGAAAGTTCTCGAATAGGCTGTCCATTTCTTTCCTGAGCGTATCAACTTCACCGAAAGGCTCCCAGCGCCTCAGGCTTTGAAAAGGTCGCCAATGAGTAAGTGCCATTCTACTACCTCCAGACAGCTCGAAAAACGACGTCTATCGTCCTCAAATCAGCAGTTGAGGATATTGTCTATGCCGATTAAGAACTTCTACCTTCAGAGTAGAAAAAAAATTTGAGGAACTTATGAGGAAGCAGCTTGGTTGAGGATCGATAGGGCTTCGCTGTGAGTGTCAAACGAATAACCAACAACAACCATCAAGAAATACACCCTCATAAGTTCCTCATAGTTACCCCTATAGCCTTGAGGAGAGCCCAACATAGCAGGAGAAAGCTGATGCGATTTTTTCCATTCCAAACGCGTGCACCCTGGTGGGTTAGGATTCATACGGAAGTGCCTCATTGTATCTATTATTTTGGCCCTTTTACAGATGCCAGCGAAGCTCGAAGTCACCAGGTTGGATACATTGAAGATCTTGTGCAGGAGGGTGCTCAAGGGATTAATGTGGTAACTCACAAAGGCAAGCCAGAGGCCCTTACTATCGTCAACGGAGATTAATGTTTCAGTGAATCGACCACCCGTGGTCAAAGACTACTATTCCTTCCATACTGTTATTCCTTCCATACTGTCTCTAGCCGCCGTTTTCGCTTGTTTGCAACAGTGCGGCAGCTAGAGGCAATAATCCTAAGGACTGGACTTTGGACAAGCGGTGTGAGTCAGAGCCAGGAAAGTGGTAGTGGATATAAGTTGCCATCCGCTACCACCATGCAAGATCATCTTGAAACGCTGCAGCAATTTCGCCAAGCTCTGTACAGCAGTTTTCGGTATCGCCGCGATAGTCTTCTGGATTTGATTGATGCCCTCAGCAGCAACGACCGGGCTCAAGCGCCCGTCGAGTTAAGCCTCAATCCGCTGTTCCGCCGCCGATACAGTGCCTTGTATCGGGCTATCAGCGCAGCCTACCTGGAAAGTGAGTTTCCGGTATGTAGCCTCGAGTCTGACAAACAGGAGCAGGCCATCTTAGCCACGGTTCCCTTGCCTTCCCGGCAGTCCTATCAAGTTTTCGGCATTGACGAAACGCCCACCGAGCGGTTGTATGCCAGGTGTCTTGCGGATCGCCAAACGGTGCATCGCTCCACACCTGTACCGGGTCAATTGCCGATCAGCTTGGGGCATAACTACTCAATTCTGGCGGTGATGCCTGAGGCCAGCCCCGATGAGTGGCCGCGTTGGGCGGTGCCTTGTAGTGTCGAACGGGTCAGCACCCTGAGCAATGCCATCACCGTGGCCCAGAGCCAAGTTGCCCAACTAATGCGCTCCCCCCGTGTCCAACTAATGCCCCTGAAAGTCTTAACCGTTGACAGCCGCTATCCCACGCCTGCCTTTCTCCACCCGCTCAACGGCTATCGCGATTTGGTGATTGTGGCTCGCCTGCGGGGCAATCGAGTGGTCTTTCAACACCCTGACTCCCGCCAGGACAAAACCCGCCCCCGCTGGTACGGTGAGCGCTTTTGTCTGCAGGAGGAAGCCACTTGGCCGGCAGCGCAGGAGGAAGCGACCGTGAGCCTCACGGATAGTCAAGGGCGAGCCATCGCACTGCAGTTGCGACGCTGGTCGAATCTATTGATGCGAGGCACCCGCCTCTACCCCATGCATCGCTTTCCCTTTGACCTCGTGCAGGTGCAATCCCTCAATGATGACCAGCACCCCAAGGGCCGACCCCTGTGGTTATTGGTATGGGGACAACACCGCCAGCAGTTGCCCCTCGTCGAAGTCCGCCAAGCCTACAGCCAACGCTTCAACCTCGAACACTTCCTGGGCTTTGCCAAGCCCCATCTATTGTTGAGTGCTTCGCAAAGCTGCCTGACGGCCCACGAAATCAATTGGGTCCGCCTCAGTTGTTTGGCTTACGTCCAACTCTGGTTAGCGCGAGACTTGGTCAGTATTCTCCCGTTACCTTGGCAGCGCTACTTAGCTCAAGGCCGCAAGCGACAGGCAACCCCACGCTCGGTTCAACGGAGCTTTGCACGACTAATTCAGCAGATGGGCTCGATTGCGGTGTCTCCCAAACCTCGGGGTATCTCGCCGGGACGCGCTCGAGGGACACGACTCACTCCTCGGGCTCCCTGCCCGCAAGTCAAATTTCATCCGTCGCGCAAGCGGTGTCGTTGCCAGAACGCTCAAAAAACATCTTAAGCCCCAACACTTTCGCCCTAGACTCCTGCGATTCAACCGCAGGGACAGAGCCGTTTATCCAAAATCAAATAAGGAAATCAAGCGTCATACTGCTACCGCAGATAAGTCAGCTATTTCAACCGTCGCCTCGGCCAAGATCTGCGCATTGACAATAAGAACTGAACAAGGCGCGTGGTGCATCACATAGTTGCTGACACTGCCTAACACTATTTCTCTCAAACCTTTACGCCCGTGACTGCCCACCATAATCAAATCAGCCTCCCAAGTTCTGGCCAAATTACAGATTGCTCGCCCTGGACTGCCAAAGACCTGTGTAAATTCGGTGCGTACACCTGCAGCTTGAGCTTCCTCACTAAAGCTGCGGAGCATTTCCAATCCCTTTTCCTCATATTCCTGAAAGTGTTTTTGATACATCTCCCAGATAGCCTCGCTCACACTGAGCGAATAGTAAGCCAGCCCATAGGAGGACGGCATCGTCAGGCCGTCGTTGCCTTCTGCCGTTAGAACACTCAGCAGCATCAGCTCTGCACCTGTAGCTTGAGCCAACATGACAGCTTTTTGGAATAAGGCTACGCAGGTGTCGCCATCGTCAAGAGCGACTAGAATTTTGCTGAACATAATGACTTCCTCAATGAATACATTCTTTACGACATCTCAGCAGTGTTGCGTTCTGAAGACGCTCTAAGCGGCGTGTGATTGCGTTGGTTGTCAGGGTGAATCACCATAACTGAGCAGGGGGCGTGGTGCATGATGTAGTTGCTAACACTGCCCAGAATCATTTCACTCAAGCCTTTGCGGCCATGACTGCCAGCGATAATCAAATCAGCGTGAACCTCTTTGGCCGCCTGGCAAATTGCTGCACCGGGTCGACCGTAGGGTTGTCGATAATTGGCCGGAACATCAATAGCTCTAGCCTCCTCCTGCTTTTGCTTCAGCAGTGATTCATAATGGTCGACAAACTCAGCCCATTGGCGCTCGTAGCTTTCACGCAAGAGTCTATCGAGATCCATCGAATAGCCGTTGACAAGTACTCTAGGTTGCTGAGGACTGGCTCGGTCAAATACATCCAGAGCATGCACCAGAGTGAGTTCGGCTCCAAGGTCTTTAGCCATCCCTAAAGCGGTCTCAAACGCCCGGTGGTTGACAGTTGATTGGTCAATTGCAACCAAAATATGGCTAATCATAAGGGGACACCTCCTCAAACGTCGTTAAGCTTTTGCTCCATCGCGGCAACGGCAAGCGTGGTTTTAAGCAGCGAGTCAGGGTTGAGGCTAATGGAGTCAATCCCCCGCTCGACCAGAAACTGAGCAAATTCGGGGTAATCGCTAGGAGCCTGACCGCAGATACCAATCTTGCGCTGACAGCCTTTGACCCGTTCAATGGCCGTGCGAATGGTTGCCATCACTCCAGCATTGCGCTCGTCAAATAGATGCGCGACCAAGGCGGAATCACGATCCAGCCCCAGAGTGAGCTGAGTCAAATCGTTGGAACCAATGGAGAAGCCGTCAAAGACCTGACTGAAGTCTTCCGCCAGAATCACATTGTTGGGAATCTCGCACATGACATAGACTTGCAACCCATCTTCACCACGCACCAATCCGTGATGGGCCATTTCCTCAAGGACTCGACGCCCTTCCTCAGGGGTCCGGCAGAAGGGCACCATAGGAATAACATTGGTTAAGCCCATTTCATGACGCACTCGCTTCAGCGCTTGGCACTCTAGGCCAAAGGCACTGCGATAGCGAGGATCGGTATAGCGAGAAGCCCCGCGCCAACCAATCATGGGATTTTCTTCCACCGGTTCAAACTCCAGGCCACCCACCAGATTGGCATACTCGTTACTCTTGAAATCCGAGAGACGAATCACCACAGGCTTGGGATAGAAGGCCGCCGCAATGGTACCAATTCCGTGGGCTAGCCGTTCCACAAAGTAGTCAGGTTTATGGGGATAGAGTGCCGTCAACGCTGCAATTTCTCGTTTAACAGCTCCCTCTTCCACCTGATCAAACTGCAGTAACGCTAGGGGATGCACTTTGATGTGGTTGGCAATAATGAATTCCATCCGTGCGAGTCCCACACCGTCACAGGGAATCGCCGCCAACCGAAAGGCTTCTTCCGGATTGCCAACATTCATCAAGATTTGAGTGCGTGTGCTAGGCAACTGGTCGATCTCAGTCTCTTCTACCTCAAAGGGCAGCAAGTCACCATAGACTTTGCCCACTTCCCCTTCAGCGCAGGTTACCGTCACAGGAAGTCCGGTCGCGATGGCATCGGTGGCATGACCACAGCCCACAATGGCCGGAATGCCCATCTCTCTGGCAATAATTGCGGCGTGGCAGGTACGTCCGCCCTGATCCGTGACGATCGCACTGGCTCGCTTCATGATAGGCTCCCAGTCGGGATCGGTGCGCTGAGTAATGAGCACCTCACCAGGTTCAAAGTCAGCAATATTCTGCACCGATTGGATTACACGAGCTTGCCCCTGACCGATCATTTCCCCAACCGCTTGTCCTGTCGCCAAGGGAGTTAGCGCTTGGACATCGGCCTGGAGGCGATAATTGCACAGCACCGATGCCGATTTTTGCGATTGCACAGTTTCCGGGCGTGCCTGGACAATAAATAGCTCCTCAGTTAGACCATCCTTAGCCCATTCAATATCCATCGGGCTGTAAGTGCCCCGCACTTGGGAGTAGTGGTCTTCAATAATGCAGGCCCAGCGAGTCAAAGTCAGGATTTCATCGTCACTCAAGGCATAGCGTTGGCGATCCGCTTCGGAAACAGGTACGTTTTTGGTCAGTTTGCTGCCACCGACGTCGTAGACCATTTTGAGTTCTTTACTGCCCAGGCGCTTTTTCAAAATCGGACGATAGCCCTGCTGCAGAGTCGGCTTGAAGACCAGGTATTCGTCAGGGGTGACGGTTCCCTGCACCACATTTTCGCCCAGACCATAGGCAGCAGTTACCAAAGCCGCATTTTTGAAACCTGTTTCGGTGTCAATCGAAAACATGACGCCAGAGGTCGCTAAGTCAGATCGCACCATCCGCTGTATACCGACTGATAGAGCAATGGTGAAGTGGTCGAACCCCTTGAGGGTGCGATAGGAAATCGCACGATCGGTAAACAGCGACGCAAAACATTTGTGGCAAGCTTCCAACACCCCTTTAATGCCGTGAACATTGAGATAGGTCTCCTGCTGACCCGCAAAGCTGGCGTCGGGCAGGTCTTCGGCAGTGGCGCTAGAGCGCACGGCAACATCGATGCTCTGGTTAGGACTGTGTTCACAGAGTTGCACATAGGCCTGGGCGATCGCGGTCGTCAGGTCTTCGGGAAAGGGCGTATCGAGAATCAGGGATCGAGCCTTACGCCCACAACGGCGTAAGGCACTCACATCTTCTACATCAAGGCCAGTGAAGAGCCGTCGCAGCTGTTGTTCCAGGCCAGCTTGCCGAATAAAGTAACGATAGGCATAAGCTGTTGTGGCAAACCCTGAGGGCACCTGCACCCCTTTTGGTGCCAATTGCCGAATCATTTCTCCCAAAGAAGCATTTTTACCCCCCACATGGGCAATGTCACCAATGCCAATATCGTTGAACCAACGGATAAAGTCAGCAGTTTTGTCATCCGCGATAGAGGGGGAATAGGTGGCTTGAGTCATGAGGAGTCATCCCAAACAGACTATACAGAATCATCATTTGATCCCATTAGATTTGTAGAACAAAAATTTGAGGAAGTCATGAGGATCAGTGTTGGACTTGCGTTTGATTAAATTGATTACTAAAGTTTTCAAAAGATCGCTATTTGTGCAAAAATATAAGTGAGTAGAGTAGAAGCAAACATGCTAAATCTCTGAATTCAGTTAGGCATTTCATAATATCGTGAAGTATAAGTGTAGCCTCTCTTAAGCCCTTTGTAGCTGGAGAAATTGTAAGGCGGTCGCTACAGCAAAGACTAGAGAAAACTAAAGTCACTCATTATTGACTACTTCACACAGTAGAGAAGTCCTAAACTTTTTTCCAAAAATCCACGTTAAAGTGCCGCAGTTTACCTTGGCAAAATACCGTCTTGCTGGATTTAGGAAAAGCAAAGATACTGGCATGTTTGATCACTAGATCTGCTATTGAGTCTGGTGTTGTTTGAGACTTGGAAATCGGCTTTGGCGCACCACAACAGCCACGCTTAAGGAGGATGTTATGAGACGTTTCTATCTTGCTGCACTTCCTCTACTGTCGACCTTATTCCTGACAAATCCTGCTCTGGGCGAAAATCCCTTTGTCGATATTCGATCTTTCAATGTGCGCCAGCTGCTGACCACAAATGGTTGCCCAGACTGTAACCTGGTTGGGGCCAACCTCAGGGGTGCCCACATTATTGGGGCGGATTTGCGCAAGGCAGATCTCACGGGGGCCGATCTTTCCTGGGCCAATCTGGAAGGGGCTGATCTAACCAACGCCAATCTCACAGGAGCCAACTTGAGTGGAGCATTCTTAACCAACGCTATTCTGGTCAACGCCGATCTAGATAACGCTAACTTGTCCCAAGCTCAGATTTATTTCGCCGACGTCACTGGCGCATCCATGAATAACCTCAATCTAGCCGAAGCCACCATTGTAGGTACTCCCATCAGTGTTGGTAGCGGTACAGAACCCGACGAGAAAGAGCCACCAATAATCAGTCCACCAGAGGTTTGGTTGCTCAATCCTCCCAGCGAGTTCAAACCCCTACCAAGCGAGCTGCTCGACGTTCCGGAGGAAATTCTGCCTCTCCTATAGCCCTTTTCCGTTGAGTGCAGTACACCCCTGTTCCCTATTCCCTTAGCAGCTGATTTAGCCAGTTATTTTCTACTGACGGGTGGCTTCAGTTACGAAGAAGAGTAGAGGGGTACAAATCCGGCCAGAATTCGGAAAGCATCTGTGATGAGGCTTAGCTATGAGCGTCAGCCAAACGGTAATAGGGTTTTAAATTTTGAGTTCCTAGTTCAATTCAAAACTTAAAACTCATAACTCCCTCCGGGAGCATCCCGAATTTGTAAAACCGCCATCTCACCCTCACCCTAAATCCTTCTCCCAAAATTGGGAGAAGGATTTAGGGTGAGGGCCATTTGCAAAAATGGGATGCACTCCTCACTCCTGACTCCTGACCCCTGCCTCTTAACTCTTCCCTCTTCTAACTCCTCTCTTTTAGATACTTCAGAAGTCTGCGTCTCCGTAGCTGCGGCAATGAAAACCATCGCCTAAGGTTTCAGGTTCCTGCTCACTGATGTCACGAATTTGGTTCTCAATGCCCAGCACTAGTACCTCCAGTAGGTTCTATCCTGGCGAAATCTGCGTTGAAGCCGATAGCCTGCGTGTCACCCACCAGACGATTAAAGTGAGCAGTCCCGACAAATCAGGGAAAAACCAGGGTGGCATTGACAGTAATGGGCGCCAAGCGAATCAACGACGCTGCCCCGAACCGCAGTCATCGTTTCAGCTACCATGACGAATACCAATGACGTTGATCGGGAATATCGCCATCAAATGGCTGAACACCGGTTTCTGGATAATTATCATCATTCGGGCTAAAAATGCGTCCAGCCGCTTTCGAGACGTCCTCAAACATTCCCTGAAAGACTCGAACCATTACTCTCATTTTTACAGCTACTCTTCTTTTCATTGAAGTCATGGTTAAACTCCTGAATCTGTGCTCATTCTCATCGTCGGTAACGCTAAGGCTGCAAAACTACGGCGGGGGCAGATTCGAGATTTGCTTGTTGCCAGCAGTTTTCCAACAGCAAACGATACGTTTCGATCTCGAAGTCAAGCTGCCAGCAGCGCTCTAGCAGTTTAATCCTATAGCCCTTCCTGAACTTAAATGGATTGAAGCTAATGGGTACTTTCTGATCAAATACTGGCTGCTTGAGATAAGCTTCAGCCATTATCTGAAAATTGCTTTTATATTTTCTACCGTTCATTTTTACAGCCTCCTGATGTCGCCATTTCTAGGTAGAAAACGGATGAATCGCCGATTTATTTCTGCTCGGCAGAGTGATTCACTTCATCGAACTTTTCGATTTCCTCTTCGGTTCGATATTGCATCGAGAGGGTTCTATGTTCTGTTTTTTGACGCTGCCTAGCTAGCAATTCACGCGTTTCTTCTTGAGTTTCAGCATCATTAGTTTCAGCAACTTCTGCTTCGCTACGCTCTAGCATTGATTGCTGGCGGTGTTGCTTTTGTTGTCTTTGCTCAGCGACATTCTGACGAGCTTTTTCCTGAGTAGACATCTTTATTTCCTCAGAACCATTCAGGCGATGTGAATTTTTCTAGATATGAAGACAGCTCTTTATTCAGGAGCAGTTATTAATTTCCAACTGAACCCCGTTGAGAACTCCCTTCAACTATTACGTTATCGAGAGAGTATGAGGATGTTATGAAGAAGTCCTTCGTCGCAAACAAAGCTAGTTGCGAGTTTCCGGTTCAACAATGTCTAAGATTGCTTCGATTAGAATCGTTGGATCAAAGGGTTTAGCAACAATGGCAGCGGCTCCCGCCGCTTGAGCCTGCCGCTGATCCGCCAAGCGATCACGCGGCACCAAACACACTACGGGAATGTCTTGTGTCAATACACTAGCTTTTAATTGAGCCAGCATTGCTGATTGATTTGAGTGCCCATCGAGAAGGATGACGTCAGGTAATTCTTCCTGTGCAACTGTCAGCCAGCCTTGGGTTGAGTCTGTCGTGATGACCTGCCATCCCGATGTCCCCAAGCTAAACTGAAGAACTGTTTGAAGATCATCCACATCTTCAATGAGGAGCAAGCGGATGAAGTGACGAGGCGGCATTGACTCTTCAGAAGCTGCATACAGTGTTATTTGTAACTCACGTCTATTATTGGTAAACATTTATACTTACAAGGAATTTATTCACCTGCGGTGAGAGAGTTTACTTACTCAAAGGTGGGATTATTTGTCCTACATTTTAGCGAAAGAATATGAGGATCTCGTGAGGAAACTCCTTACTGGTAAAACGCTACTACCATCCTAAAAAGCCCGAAATTTGGCTGGCCAGGGTCATAGGGTCGAAGGGTTTGGTAATAACGCCTTTGGCACCCAGCGCATAGAAACGCCGTCTATCCGCTGCCTGTGCCTTTGCCGTCATAAAAATCACCGGAA from Leptolyngbya sp. SIO1E4 carries:
- a CDS encoding DUF1816 domain-containing protein — encoded protein: MRFFPFQTRAPWWVRIHTEVPHCIYYFGPFTDASEARSHQVGYIEDLVQEGAQGINVVTHKGKPEALTIVNGD
- a CDS encoding pentapeptide repeat-containing protein, producing MRRFYLAALPLLSTLFLTNPALGENPFVDIRSFNVRQLLTTNGCPDCNLVGANLRGAHIIGADLRKADLTGADLSWANLEGADLTNANLTGANLSGAFLTNAILVNADLDNANLSQAQIYFADVTGASMNNLNLAEATIVGTPISVGSGTEPDEKEPPIISPPEVWLLNPPSEFKPLPSELLDVPEEILPLL
- a CDS encoding response regulator, with amino-acid sequence MPPRHFIRLLLIEDVDDLQTVLQFSLGTSGWQVITTDSTQGWLTVAQEELPDVILLDGHSNQSAMLAQLKASVLTQDIPVVCLVPRDRLADQRQAQAAGAAAIVAKPFDPTILIEAILDIVEPETRN
- a CDS encoding universal stress protein; the protein is MISHILVAIDQSTVNHRAFETALGMAKDLGAELTLVHALDVFDRASPQQPRVLVNGYSMDLDRLLRESYERQWAEFVDHYESLLKQKQEEARAIDVPANYRQPYGRPGAAICQAAKEVHADLIIAGSHGRKGLSEMILGSVSNYIMHHAPCSVMVIHPDNQRNHTPLRASSERNTAEMS
- the ppsA gene encoding phosphoenolpyruvate synthase; amino-acid sequence: MTQATYSPSIADDKTADFIRWFNDIGIGDIAHVGGKNASLGEMIRQLAPKGVQVPSGFATTAYAYRYFIRQAGLEQQLRRLFTGLDVEDVSALRRCGRKARSLILDTPFPEDLTTAIAQAYVQLCEHSPNQSIDVAVRSSATAEDLPDASFAGQQETYLNVHGIKGVLEACHKCFASLFTDRAISYRTLKGFDHFTIALSVGIQRMVRSDLATSGVMFSIDTETGFKNAALVTAAYGLGENVVQGTVTPDEYLVFKPTLQQGYRPILKKRLGSKELKMVYDVGGSKLTKNVPVSEADRQRYALSDDEILTLTRWACIIEDHYSQVRGTYSPMDIEWAKDGLTEELFIVQARPETVQSQKSASVLCNYRLQADVQALTPLATGQAVGEMIGQGQARVIQSVQNIADFEPGEVLITQRTDPDWEPIMKRASAIVTDQGGRTCHAAIIAREMGIPAIVGCGHATDAIATGLPVTVTCAEGEVGKVYGDLLPFEVEETEIDQLPSTRTQILMNVGNPEEAFRLAAIPCDGVGLARMEFIIANHIKVHPLALLQFDQVEEGAVKREIAALTALYPHKPDYFVERLAHGIGTIAAAFYPKPVVIRLSDFKSNEYANLVGGLEFEPVEENPMIGWRGASRYTDPRYRSAFGLECQALKRVRHEMGLTNVIPMVPFCRTPEEGRRVLEEMAHHGLVRGEDGLQVYVMCEIPNNVILAEDFSQVFDGFSIGSNDLTQLTLGLDRDSALVAHLFDERNAGVMATIRTAIERVKGCQRKIGICGQAPSDYPEFAQFLVERGIDSISLNPDSLLKTTLAVAAMEQKLNDV
- a CDS encoding transposase, yielding MSQSQESGSGYKLPSATTMQDHLETLQQFRQALYSSFRYRRDSLLDLIDALSSNDRAQAPVELSLNPLFRRRYSALYRAISAAYLESEFPVCSLESDKQEQAILATVPLPSRQSYQVFGIDETPTERLYARCLADRQTVHRSTPVPGQLPISLGHNYSILAVMPEASPDEWPRWAVPCSVERVSTLSNAITVAQSQVAQLMRSPRVQLMPLKVLTVDSRYPTPAFLHPLNGYRDLVIVARLRGNRVVFQHPDSRQDKTRPRWYGERFCLQEEATWPAAQEEATVSLTDSQGRAIALQLRRWSNLLMRGTRLYPMHRFPFDLVQVQSLNDDQHPKGRPLWLLVWGQHRQQLPLVEVRQAYSQRFNLEHFLGFAKPHLLLSASQSCLTAHEINWVRLSCLAYVQLWLARDLVSILPLPWQRYLAQGRKRQATPRSVQRSFARLIQQMGSIAVSPKPRGISPGRARGTRLTPRAPCPQVKFHPSRKRCRCQNAQKTS
- a CDS encoding Hsp20/alpha crystallin family protein — encoded protein: MALTHWRPFQSLRRWEPFGEVDTLRKEMDSLFENFLSGLGRDTNGLTFIPSAEMDETDTEFHLKLEVPGMSADDLEIEVMDDAVAITGERKFETKSEKGDRLRSEFYYGKFERYVPLPSQIQRDNVVAEYKDGILSLTLPKSENQREKSVKVKVA
- a CDS encoding universal stress protein yields the protein MFSKILVALDDGDTCVALFQKAVMLAQATGAELMLLSVLTAEGNDGLTMPSSYGLAYYSLSVSEAIWEMYQKHFQEYEEKGLEMLRSFSEEAQAAGVRTEFTQVFGSPGRAICNLARTWEADLIMVGSHGRKGLREIVLGSVSNYVMHHAPCSVLIVNAQILAEATVEIADLSAVAV